TAGTACAGCTTGAAAGATGCGGTTAGCACTACAGCAAAATCTAAACGGGACGGTTTACACCCAAATCAAGAAACCAGAAGTATAAACCCCTATCTCTGTCCCCAAAACCAATCAAGGCAAGCGAAGAGATGCCCGGATCGAAAATGGCACAGCATACAGCTCAAAAAGAGATTTTTCTAGGCAATACAATAAGAGTGAGAAGAGGAAAAAACTCGGTGCTCACCGCCATGGCTGCCGCGATGCGATGCGGAGATCTCGAACCCTAAACTGCTGACTTGAACCGGGAAACGGTAAAGAAAAATCGATCAGCCGTGTCCACTGTCCAGTGGGCGCGGTTTATCGCGGAGCCGGAGCACACGGCGCGGCGGTGCCACGAGACGACGTGTCGGGCACGCCTGAACTGGACCCCACCACCTTTCGGCTTTTGCTTTGGGTCCGATCCATGGGCCTCTTCCGATCTGGCCTGAATTGTCTCCACGAATCCGAGGTGACCGCGCAAAGCCACTGACTGGGTCTACTCCTTCCCGGTAGGCAGATccgggagtttttttttatatatattttttaacataaaaatttatttaaatatactccagataaaaaaatttaaaaaatagataggACGGTTTGACCCTGAGAGGACAGTAAGCAGTCGGCCCGTAGCTTACCGCCCCTCTCAATGGGCGGGTAGGCCCTCCGAAGGAGCGGTAAGCCCCTGCATAAACAGTACCGTGGTGAACGGTACTCCGAATTTCAATTTCCTTCCTACTTTATCCATTCAAAATAGGCTACTTTATCcattcaaaatagtgatgttctgttgctacaaaaaatttaaaatattttgtacgtgttacataatccatatgcaactcattttaattgaatttacccaaaaatcatatgtagaatttaaactaaaattttcaaaaaagactacttttataacttctaacaattgttagtgccttaaataaatttctaaaaatcttgtaaaattcactaatattcttcttatgtgatgtgataatttctaaaattatttttagcactaggtttatatatgtttgaattcaaattaaattaaaagaagaatatcatatgaaattataaaaatacatataaatagtgaattacaaaggaactcacttttttaccatataatataggactgaaaataattttagaaattatcacatcacataataagaatattagtgaattttactagatttttaaaaatttatttgagacaatAACAAtcgttagaagttataaaagtagcttttaaaaaaaaatcgtagTACTGTTCACCGCGATACTGTTTATATTTATTTTCGTAAATCTTTTCATCcgaaatatatttaaataaattttcatcCGGCTCGTTAGCGACGTGCGTCATATAGGCCTGGGCCTACAAAGTATTATGGGCCATATACGAACTGCGGACTACATGGCCCAGCAAAGGTTGGTAACTTTGCATAGGGTAACACTAGCTTTTTTCTTACCGAAATTATACCAGATGCCTTGGTGATGTTGAAGTTCAAGTAGATCGAATAGAGAATTGAGATTGTCGTTTCATTTATTGCATATATGTTTGATTTATGCATAACGAAATGACAATTTCATATCTCTTCGGGGTGGCATCCCTCTCCAATGAGTGTCTGAGACATCTCTCCTGAATATTTTATCTAATTGATCACTGGATTTGCTTCATAACATGTGAGATTAGAGTGGTAGGAATCAGGGGAGATAAAATGCGAGACAGATTAACGAGTGAAACATAATTTTTTGCCTAGATAGCGCTAAAGGCCTATGAGATGCGGCCTTATTGTATCTCCGATGGGGGAATATGGACGTCATAATTTTTGCCGGCAGGGGCACGCCTTCAGTGCCCCTACCAACACTCGATACAAATGTTTCACCACGCTCCGCGCGGCACATGAACTTTGGGGTGcaactctttttctttttcctttttgagaaCGTGCATTTCAACATTGCTACCAACTTTTTATGCCAAACTATTTTTAAGAAAGCGGTGACATACCGAAACGTAAAGTTACTACTCGTTATGTGAACTATCGGGCTAACGCTATGACCTACTCCACCACCCTGCACCGCCTCTTCGGGGCGAAATTCCTTTTACATGCGTGTTCACGCATTCGGCGCTTGCGCACAACACGGGGGGCACAGCAAGTCAATTCCATTAATGTGTGTGGGGCCCACGACAAGCTTGTTCTTATCCAAGGTGTTCTCGTTCTCCTTCCCGTCGCTTCTCTTTTTCTCGAAAATTTCGTtcccaaatttttttaaaaaactttttagCTAAAATTTAGAAAGATATAGGAGGGAAAAAGTTTCAAAAAAAGTTGAGGGTTGTCGGGGTGGATCGCGTGAATGGCTGCTAATCGCGTGATTAGCAGTGCCCTCTTCCGGGATGAACGGCCAGCGGGATCGGATTCACCGCTTGGACCGACTAGGAGGCCATAGCGGCAATCGACGGCTGGTGCGACAGGGGATGCAAGGCACCGGCTGGTGCGGCCGCCGGGGGACTTGGGCGCTTACACCGGCGGGCTTGATTTCCCTCCCGCCTGCAGCGAATGCACCGAGAAGCATTGCGACACTCGGCTGTGACATGGTTTGTCGCCAAAGAGTTGAAGCACCGGCCGATTAGATCTGCCGGCACTGGCCTTGGCTGACGGGGAGCCACGGGAGCGTGTTCGAACTGACGCCAGCACGTCTTCCTGGTAGCCCGTCGCCAGTGACGGACTCAGGATTTTTTTCGTAGGATAGGCATCTAAATTTTTAAGATCATAGATTCGATAAAAACgtataaaatttgacaaaagaCAATACAAATTCGGTAATTcgatataatattgtaaattcaATAATGATAAAGCCAAAGACAAACTGGGAAGAAACGCACACACCTCAAGCCAAAAAGCTTCCTTTCAAGAAAGTTGTTAAGGATAAATCACTGGAGTCAGAGCTGTCCCTTTTGTCAGGTTTTATCCAAGTAAACATCAACTGAGATGTGATCGAATTCCATTTACTCAGGATCGATAAATCTCGAAGTGCCGGCGTAAAGGCTGGGGCAAGAAACCAAGAACTTGTACTTAGTCAATGCAAAGCTCCAATCAGCAGCAGTGCTCCACTCCAACTACGATTTGCCAAATTTAGCGTTCTGAACTGGTATATGGAGAGGAAGATCGGCGTACCTGCTCGGCAGTTGGTCCCACCTCTCGAGGTCTGCAGCTGCGATGAAACTTGGTGGACGACCTTGACGAGCAGTTTCGGCAATCGAGTGACGGTTTCGGCTGAGCCCTGGCGATGGCTGATCGCGTGATCCTCGACTCCTCGTTGCCTCGTGGGTGGCTGATTGCGTGAACCGAGGAGGCGTCAAGTCAGCATTCGGGCTTCGACAAGGAAGATCGAAGGTCAAAACCATCGCACGCGAGCCCAAGAGGACACCAGCCCAGCACGCGACTACGTGAGCACTAGAGGGCTTTTCGGTTTTTTTAAGTTTTGACAACCGGGCTTACTAATCAAACATTTTGGGCTGGACAGGGTAGTCCTGGGCCTACCAGGACTACCCTATGGGTCCGCCCCTGCCCGTCGCCAACCACCCGCCATCGGTTGAcgacttttttattttagtctttttaaaactaatattttaataatagtcCGTCGATATCAAAAAATTTAAGAACTAGCCCCTTTTATCACGTCAAAGTATCTGACGTGACTTACCAACGTAGTCACGTCTAATTAAAGTGGTCACGCTGGCAGAAACCCCATTGCCTTTACACGTAGGTTAGACATGGCAGCCTGAGTCACGAAAAATTGGTTGATGCGACTCGGATTAACAGTATTTTCGCAgataaacagtgttttcagtGGTTTTAGCTGTTCTTTTtccgctttctctatttgagcaGTTGGTTTGCTgtactctaaaattcatgaaattttttctatatgttctataattcatgatgaatccattttaaaagtattcacctcaatacctcatctaggtttcaaaataaaaaaactccaaaaatagttacttttagaaattctagtaatttttaaggcctcaaataaattttcaaaaatctgagaaaattcactaatattcctctcatgtggcgtactaatttctaaaattatttttaaccctaggttacttggtgaaaaaatgagttcctttgcaatgctccatttatatgcatttttatcatttaatttACATGTCGAACCCACATGTAAAGGCGCCGGGGTTTCCGCCAATAAATATGGCCACTTTGGTCACGCCAATAAATATGGCGTGACTACATTGAGGAGTCATGTCAGATACTATAGCGTGATAAAAGTGactagtttctgaaaattttgATACCGACGAgctgttattaaaatattagttttaaaaagactaaaataaataaaaaaatcctcgGTTGGCGAGGCTGGACCACAGCCCAGGCGAGGCGGCGAGGCGCAGACTCAACATCTACGTCGGCTTCGTCCTCCTCGTCTACATCATAGTGCCCATGTGTTACTGGGCATTCAATCTCTACAACGCCGGCACGTTCCCCATCTCCTCCACCGACCTGTTCACGGGCATCGGCCAGATGTATAACATCTCCTCATGGACGCCATATCTTACGGCCTTGGCTTCGCCACCATCGCCGCTACACTGTCTCATGTCGCCCTTTTCTACGGAAATTAAAGTACGTGCATACACACGCTCACCGGTGTTCATGATCATTGTGTTACGTCTTGCGTGGCTTAACTGAATCGTTTCTTTCTACTGGGAGATGTACCAGAGGTTCCAGGAGTTGTACAAGGGCAAGCCCGACGTGCACACGAGGATTTGGAGAAGGTACGACGACATACTCAGCTGGTGGTTCTTAGCCCTGCTTGTGAAAATCAGAGGACGAGATCTAGATGGGTTAACACCGACGGTGCGGCGTCTACACGTTGATTAGACCTTAAACAGGCAGGAGTACAGAGATGAATATATAGTCCAGATAACTTAGCGGCAAGCCTAATACAAAGCAATCAAATCTAAACTGTCTATCTATAGCCAGGCCAAATCATATGTATCTATATTTCTGTTACAAGATATTTAACACTCCCCCTCAATCTGATCTTACAAGATTTAGATTATTCTTGAACATCTCAAAAGATCTTGCAGCAAGAGCTTTAGTGAGGCCGTCGGCAACTTGATCCTTGGTAGAAATATATTCAACCTCAAGGAGTTTTCTTGCCACTCTTTCTCTTACGAAGTGGTAATCAACTTCTATGTGTTTAGTACGTGCATGAAACACTGGGTTAGTAGATATATACTTAGCTCCAATGTTGTCACACCAGATCTTGGCAACTTGAGGCGATTGGACCCCAAGTTCCTGTAGCAAAGTTTGAATCCATATGATCTCAGCAGTTGCATTTGCCAAAGCTTTGTATTCAGCTTCTGTACTGGAGCGCGACACTGTTGCTTGTTTTCTTGCACTCCATGACACAAGGTTTGAACCTAAGAATACAGCAAACCCTCCTGTAGATCGGTGATCATTAAGACTACCTGCCCAATCTGTATCTGAAAAACCACTCACAAGCAAAAATGAGGATTTACAAATCTTAAGTCCTAATTTAACAGTATGCTTGAGATATCTCAAAATTCTTTTTACTGCTGCCCAGTGTTCTGTGGTTGGAGCATGAAGAAATTGACACACCTTATTTACTGGAAAAGAGATATCTGGCATTGTCAATGTCAAATATTGCAATGCTCCAACAACACTTCTATACTGTGTAGCTTCACTTGGTCCAAGCAAAGTACCCTCATTAACAGACAATTTCTCAGAAGTAGATAGAGGTGTGCTTACTGGCTTGCAGTCACTCATTCCTGTTCTTCGTAGTATATCTGAAGCATATTTTTCTTGACTTAGCAATATTCCATTAGGTATTTTGCTTACTTCAATACCAAGAAAATAGTGAAGGTCATCCAGATCCTTCAGGGCAAACTCCTTCCCAAGATCCTGTAATAGAGTAGATGTTGCACTAGATACAGAACTAGCTgcaatgatatcatcaacatagattaACACAAAAATAGTAATACCTCCtttactatagaaaaatatatatgtgtctGCCTTTGAGGACTTAAACCCCAACTCTTGTAGTTTAGTGCTCAACCTTgaataccatgctctaggggcCTGCTTCAGTCCATATAACGCCTTATCCAATTTGCAAACATAATTAAGTAAGGAGGATTTTTCATACCCTAGAGGTTGTCTCGTATACACTTCCTCTTCTAATTCTCCAAGAAGAAAAGCATTTTGCATGTCCAACTGTCGCAGACTCCAATCTCTAGACACAGCAATAGACAAAACTATCCTGATAGTGGTAGCTTTAACAACAGGACTAAAAGTATCCTCATAATCTATGCCATACCTTTGcttgaaaccttttgccaccagaCGTGCCTTGTACCTATCTAGAGTTCCATCTGCCTTTCTTTTGATCTTATAGACCCACTTACAATCAATAATATTTCTTCTTTTCTGAGGTGGAACCAAATGCCAAGTCTTGTTCTTCATTAGTGCTATGTATTCTGCATCCATTGCTTCTCTCCAATTTTTATCATTTAAAGCTTCATCTACAGTTTGAGGTTCACCGGATGATGTAAAACAAGTGTATCTAACTGTACCGTCAGTGTATGCCTTCTCCTTGCGTATTCCACTACGCAGGCGAGTATGGGGTCTGGTTGGCGTAGGATCTTCTGGAAAATCAACCTCCAACGTGTATGTGTCTCCTCATACTGTTTCTGCGCCACTAGCACCCAGCGATTCTTCAGAAGATCCCGAGGGAGTAGCAGCTGCACCAGACGGGGATTCGCGCCGTGATGGGAACTCGCGCCGTGGAGAGTTAGCCGATGGAACGGCCACGACCTGAGCAGGGAGAGGCACGTCCTCATAAGCCTCCGATGGGACTGCCACGTTCTGAGCAGGAGCGGGAACGGGCACAGACCTCAATGATGTCTCCAGCGGCGCCTCCGATAGGACTACACTGTTCTGAGCAGGAGAGGGAACGGGCACAAACCCCGATGATGTCTCCAGCGGCAACGTTCCATCTCCAGAACCTGTTATTTGCTGCTGCAGAGCTTCTGTATTTCCACTGCCGTCACCTGTACTTTCTTCAAAAGAATTGTTAGCGACATTAGGAGGCATACGATCATTCTGATGATGTTCTCCCACTTGATCATAGCCGTGGAAAACAAGGGTAGATGGAAGAAGAGATATTTCTGAGCGCAATCGAGCACCGGCATTTGAATGCATTTGAGCAAAAGGAAACACATTTTCATCAAATGTAACATCCCGAGAGATATACACACCCGACCAGAGGAGGGATCAAGACACTTGAAGCCTTTATGAATTGCGTTGTAACCTAGAAAGACACATTGCTTTGACCGGAATTGAAGCTTATGGGTATTATAGGGACGAAGGTTCGGCCAACAAGCACATCCAAACACTCGAAGAGAGTTATAGTTTGGTCGTTGCTTGAACAACTGTTCTAAAGGAGTATCAAAGTTGATAACTTTACTAGGAATACGATTAATGATATATGTGGCGGCAAGGAAAGCTTCGTCCCAAAATTTGAGTGGCATAGAAGCTTGAGCAAGCAAGGCTAGACCAACCTCTACTATATGGCGATGTTTTCTCTCTGCTGACCCATTCTGTTGATGAGCATAGGGACAAGAGACATGGTGAGATATGCCAATTTTATCAAAAAGGGGTGAAGTTTTTTATACTCTCCTCCCCAGTCAGTTTGCATAGCTATGATTTTACGGTCAAAAAGTCTCTCAACTAATTTCTGAAAATCATTGAATTTTTCAAACACCTCAGACTTATTCTTAAGAAGATAAATCCAGATGAACTTgctataatcatcaataaaactAACATAATATTTCTTTCCATTAACAGAACTCGGAGCAACACCCTAGACATTTGAGAAAATAAGTTCCAAACGATGGTGAGACACACTTAATGACCTAGAATATGGTAGTTGATGGCttttagccttttgacatgcgTCACAAACTGACTCTTTATTGGACTCAGAGAGACATGGTAGATTATTTGTGCTAAGAACTCTTGTAACAACTGGAGTGGATGGGTGACCCAAACGACTATACCACCTTGAGAAGGATGGCGTGACCAAGGAGACTTGCTTTGCCGGTGAAGAAGGAAGGAGATAAAGACCTCGGTGACATCTTCCCTTAAGAATTGTGGTCCTCGTGGCTCGATACTTAatcaaaaaaattcttgtggtgAATTTCAAGGAAAGCAAAATTATCCATGGCAAGGCGATGAGCAGATATGAGATTTTTTGTAACTCGTGGCACATgaagaatattatttagatacAAATTTCGGCTAGGGGTAGAAACAACAGAATGACCAATATGCTTAATCTCCATACTTGCACCATTTGCCGCATGGATCTGATCGTTCCCCTTGTATTTTTCCCGAATAGCCAACTTGTCCAGCTCACCGGTAAGATGGTCGGTTGCACCTGTGTCAAGATACCAATTGGTATCTATTCCATAAGCAGGGGTTGCAGCAGCGACATGCTTTTCTTCAGGCTCATAGTTTTTGTCAAAACGATGCCAGCATTCTGAGGCCACATGACCTCTCTTGTAGCACACCTGGCAGATAGGTCGATTGTCGACACGCTGCTGGTTGTTGCCGCCCCTGCCATGTCCAACTCTGCCTCGGCCACGAAGTGCACTGCGACCACATCCAGCTCTATCGCGGGTGGGCAGTCCTCCACGCCCATGGTTTGCAGCATTCACTGAAGATCCACTACTGCGAAGAGCTTTCCTGTTCTCAAAATTCAGCAACTGAGAATATAAGTCTGTCATGGTGATGGGTTCAACCCTTGCCACCAATGCAGAGATAACAGGTTCAAAGTCATCATCTAAACCATTCAATATATAAGCCACCAAGTCTTCTTCATCTACTGGCTTGCCAGATGCAGTAAGTTCATCTCCGAGAGACCTCATCTTTCCAAAGTATTCGGAGATGGTCAAGTTACCTTTGCGTGTCGTCGTGAGGGAGAGACGGACATTGAGAGAGCGAGCACGCATTTGAGATGCGAACATGCCCTCTATGGTGCGCCAAGCTTCGACCGTCGTTCTTGATGTAGCGACCTGAGTGAGAACTTCTCGCGACAGAGATGAGAAGAGGAAGCCAAGGACCTGTTGGTCCGTGGCAAACCACTCCTGATACGCCGGATTGGAGATCCTTGTCACCTTGTTGTCTTCCTTGTGCTCGATCTGTCCTGCTGGAGCCACAATTGTGCCGTTGATGTGGCCGTCCAATCTTGCGCCGCGTATAGCAGCAAGTACCTGCGCACTCCATAGCGCATGATTTTGCTTGCTCAGCTTCTCTAAGATCTGAAAGCCGAGCAAGGGATTGGAGACGGCACCGGTGGAAGATCCAGCCATGTCAAAGATCGAATTGATCTCAGAtaggctctggtaccatgtgAAAATCAGAGGACGAAAGCTAGATGGGTTGAACACCGACGGTGCGGCGTCTACACGTTGATTAGACCTTAAACAGGCAGAAATACAAAGATGAATATATAGTCCAGATAACTTAGTGGCAAGCCTAATACAAAGGAATCAAATCTAAACTGTCTATCTATAGCCAGGCCAAATCATATGTATCTATATTTCTGTTACAAGATATTTAATACTGCTCGCTGTGACCATGGTGGGAGCGATGGTGCTCTGCACCGTGTTCAAGGAGGAGGTGCAGCTGCCATGGTGGGGGCTTCTCTTCGCCTGCGCCATCGCCTTCGTCCTCACGCTCCCGATCAGTGTCATCACCGCCACCACAAACACGGTACGTACCAACTGCCTCAGTTCAACGGCATGGTTCCAAGTTCCAGTCGTGTTGGAATAAGAATCCGTCTCCTTCATTACGGAGTATTGCTTGGGGCTTATCAGCCGGGGAGTCCGATAGCAAACGTGTGCTTCAAGGTCTACGGCTACATGAGCATGAACCAGTCCGTCTCCTTCCTTCAAGACTTAAAGCTTGGCCATTACATGAAGATCCCGCCGAGATCCATGTCCCTAGTTCAGGTACTATGCATCAGTTTCAATTAAGAATCTTGCTATCTTTCAATCGAGGCCAGCTGGTGTCTGATCAAACAAACTGGTGTTTGAAAATTGATTAGTTCATCGGCCGGCACGGTTGTCGCGTCAACGGTGAACACGATAGTGGCGTGGTGGCTGCTGACGATGGTGCCGCACATCTGCGAGAAGAACCTCCTCCGGAGGGCAGCCCGTGGACGTGCTCCGGCGACCACGTCTTCTTCGACGCATCTGTGATCTGGGGCCTGGTCGGCCCGCGCCGCATCTTCGGGCTGCTCGGCTACTACAATGCGCTCAACTGGTTCTTCCTCGGCGGCCTGATCGGCCCGGTGATCGTGTGGCTCCTGGCCAGCGCGCTGCCCGGGCACGCCTGGTGGATCAGGCTCGTCAACCTGCCGGTGCTCCTCGGGGCCACGGGGAATCGGGGATCATGCCTCCGGCGTCGGCGCTCAACTACACGGCGTGGTGCTTCGTGGGCACGGTGTTCAACTTCTTCGTGTTCCGGTACCACGAGGGGTGGTGGAAGCGGTACAACTACGTGCTGTCGGCGGCCATTGGTCATCTACTTCGCG
This genomic window from Phragmites australis chromosome 7, lpPhrAust1.1, whole genome shotgun sequence contains:
- the LOC133925601 gene encoding oligopeptide transporter 4-like — its product is MVGAMVLCTVFKEEVQLPWWGLLFACAIAFVLTLPISVITATTNTPGSPIANVCFKVYGYMSMNQSVSFLQDLKLGHYMKIPPRSMSLVQFIGRHGCRVNGEHDSGVVAADDGAAHLREEPPPEGSPWTCSGDHVFFDASVIWGLVGPRRIFGLLGYYNALNWFFLGGLIGPVIVWLLASALPGHAWWIRLVNLPVLLGATGNRGSCLRRRRSTTRRGASWARCSTSSCSGTTRGGGSGTTTCCRRPLVIYFALSMGGDQLDW